Proteins encoded in a region of the Podospora pseudopauciseta strain CBS 411.78 chromosome 6, whole genome shotgun sequence genome:
- the XYN2 gene encoding Endo-1,4-beta-xylanase 2 (CAZy:GH11; COG:G; EggNog:ENOG503NW58) codes for MRFSLLLTGLAATLAAAIPLDEQLFGRSLDLGSKLHSSDRRTARGDPEGNGFHSGYFYSYWSDGRGTVDYRNQPNGTYTATWTNVGNWVGGKGWNPGGPKVVQYNGTWSGRNVNSYLALYGWTKNALIEYYIVESYGSYNPSSGTSRLGTVNSDGSDYDIYRTQRVNQPSIVGRATFYQFWSVRRNHRVGGTITVANHFAAWERSNLKLGTHDYMILATEGYGSSGSSAITVKEAGVEGVPYPNEPDSRRDNN; via the coding sequence atgcgtttctccctcctcctcaccggcctcgcagccaccctcgccgccgccatccccTTAGACGAACAACTCTTCGGCCGCTCCCTCGACCTCGGCTCCAAGCTCCACTCTTCCGACCGCCGCACCGCCCGAGGCGACCCCGAAGGCAACGGCTTCCACAGCGGTTACTTCTACTCCTACTGGTCCGACGGCCGCGGCACTGTCGACTACCGCAACCAGCCCAACGGTACTTACACCGCCACCTGGACCAACGTAGGCAACTGGGTCGGCGGCAAAGGCTGGAACCCCGGCGGGCCCAAAGTGGTCCAATACAACGGCACCTGGTCCGGCCGCAACGTGAACTCGTACCTCGCCCTCTACGGCTGGACAAAGAACGCGCTCATCGAGTACTACATCGTCGAGAGCTACGGTTCCTACAACCCCAGCAGCGGGACCTCCCGTCTCGGCACAGTCAACAGTGACGGGAGTGATTACGATATTTACCGCACTCAGCGGGTGAACCAGCCTTCTATTGTTGGGAGGGCGACGTTTTACCAGTTCTGGTCTGTGAGGAGGAATCACCGGGTGGGCGGGACCATCACGGTGGCGAATCACTTTGCTGCTTGGGAGAGGAGTAACCTCAAGTTGGGGACGCATGATTACATGATTTTGGCTACCGAGGGGTATGGGAGTAGCGGGTCTTCTGCTATTACTGTGAAGGAGGCTGGTGTGGAGGGGGTGCCTTATCCTAATGAACCTGACTCGAGGAGGGACAATAACTAG
- a CDS encoding hypothetical protein (EggNog:ENOG503P37C) translates to MAEKNKMHPQGESLFFRRLPQEMRDHIWTQLFCSTRFTFGLWEGPDSRDCKRIKPTPSGLAMLRTCRRAQLEIGDSWLRHVLFCFQDTKSMMDRLSVLPADTLSKLRHLRVSDNALLELGDPDDGRYYLLTSYFKLLPGLQLDQLTVLGARLFPLSYDTLDDLIKDGNGWKTLHYISHSSKMLGFASGYGPYGPGLGGNPQYCRKSQPKHWQGVLEDRDGVASGPSTTIYRAKELAQYGSILDPNKRVIFEQKLHCGQDLQPNEFHEDPQLMSGDEKKKELMVVVKRGTGVKYEERDSPLIEWDLRRDFPNMTWEEIFDHYLQEPGYPPYAEEEERKKKAFILPIQEDFYKDVDEYVWSGYHLDEGY, encoded by the coding sequence ATGGCcgagaagaacaagatgcATCCGCAAGGAGAAAGCTTGTTCTTCCGAAGACTGCCGCAAGAAATGCGAGATCACATCTGGACTCAGCTCTTCTGTTCTACGAGGTTCACTTTTGGATTGTGGGAAGGCCCGGACTCCCGTGACTGCAAGCGCATCAAGCCTACACCGAGTGGCCTTGCGATGCTTCGTACCTGTCGTCGAGCACAACTCGAGATCGGCGACTCATGGCTACGCCACGTCCTGTTTTGCTTCCAAGACACCAAGTCAATGATGGACCGGCTTTCTGTGCTACCCGCAGATACACTTTCAAAGTTGCGGCACCTCAGAGTTAGTGATAATGCTTTACTTGAGCTGGGTGACCCTGACGACGGCCGCTATTATCTCCTAACCTCATATTTCAAGCTCCTTCCAGGCCTTCAGCTCGACCAGCTCACGGTCCTCGGTGCCCGTTTATTTCCGCTCAGCTATGACACGCTCGACGATCTCATCAAGGACGGCAATGGATGGAAAACGTTGCACTACATCTCCCACAGCTCAAAGATGCTCGGATTCGCGTCAGGATACGGCCCCTACGGCCCAGGGTTGGGAGGCAATCCCCAGTACTGCAGGAAGTCACAGCCAAAGCACTGGCAAGGTGTCTTGGAAGATCGTGACGGTGTAGCCTCGGGTCCTTCCACGACAATCTACAGAGCTAAGGAACTAGCCCAATATGGTTCGATCCTAGACCCCAACAAGCGGGTGATATTCGAACAAAAACTGCACTGCGGCCAAGATCTGCAACCGAATGAATTTCATGAGGACCCCCAACTCATGTCTGGAgatgagaaaaagaaagaactgATGGTCGTTGTGAAGAGGGGCACTGGGGTCAAGTACGAGGAACGGGACTCCCCGCTGATTGAATGGGATTTGCGGCGTGACTTCCCGAATATGACGTGGGAAGAGATTTTCGATCATTATCTTCAAGAACCAGGTTATCCCCCTtatgccgaggaagaggagagaaagaagaaggctttcATTTTGCCCATCCAAGAAGATTTCTACAAGGACGTTGATGAGTATGTGTGGTCTGGGTACCACCTTGACGAGGGATATTAG
- a CDS encoding hypothetical protein (COG:S; EggNog:ENOG503PGRI), with product MSTRINTSRRRGGGWCSDCGKACMEPNRECNNYGEDHVMSVCNMPCGHCGGWSPGEYDVYWHMVARGELPDRDSIHEPGESHFAPDCPKAKNNRCKCMPFPVYHTAKRCMVKCRPGCGHPDPGRHKGNAMMCTYRCCMCGIRNSHAGKDCRLKRCGWGGGHLGQDHGWNPTCRKEGVIGFCVGFIVRGVLGRRGRLMRKRGGVGGVEGWRRGWRRGRRCGGGGGGSGRVEVARRFYAGGLSDGSKVEGEVKEKDGPRVWLTKARYEAAEVGKAGSRDGYQSIFGSGSSRDDACPCRGPVKPESCSV from the exons ATGTCAACTCGCATCAATACGTCCAGGcggaggggtggaggatggtgCTCAGACTGTGGGAAAGCATGCATGGAGCCTAATCGGGAGTGCAACAATTACGGCGAGGATCATGTCATGTCGGTTTGCAACATGCCGTGTGGTCACTGCGGGGGGTGGTCACCAGGTGAGTATGATGTATACTGGCACATGGTTGCAAGAGGCGAGCTTCCCGACAGGGATTCCATTCACGAGCCGGGGGAGAGCCACTTTGCGCCCGACTGTCCTAAGGCTAAGAATAACAGGTGTAAGTGTATGCCGTTTCCGGTTTATCACACGGCCAAGAGGTGTATGGTGAAATGTCGTCCGGGGTGTGGACATCCCGACCCGGGGAGACATAAGGGGAATGCGATGATGTGTACTTATCGGTGTTGTATGTGCGGGATTAGGAACTCGCATGCGGGGAAGGATTGTAGGTTGAAACGgtgtgggtgggggggggggcattTGGGGCAGGATCATGGGTGGAATCCAACTTGTCGGAAGGAGGGTGTGATAGGTTTTTGTGTGGGGTTCATTGTCAGGGGTGTTTTGGGACGGAGAGGCCGTTTGATGAGAAAAcgaggaggtgttggaggtgtagagggttggag gagaggttggaggagaggccggaggtgtgggggaggaggaggtgggagtggaagggtggaggtggcgaggaggttTTATGCAGGTGGTTTAAGTGATGGATcgaaggtggagggggaggtaaAAGAGAAGGATGGACCACGAGTATGGCTAACCAAGGCGCGGTatgaggcggcggaggtgggcAAAGCAGGCTCACGGGACGGGTATCAGAGCATATTTGGGAGTGGAAGTAGTCGGGATGATGCATGTCCGTGTAGGGGGCCTGTTAAACCGGAGAGCTGCTCGGTCTAA
- a CDS encoding hypothetical protein (COG:S; EggNog:ENOG503P4NS), with protein MFQDPSRRSWRTGDAPVVLTQPSPLSQAGSWRDYERDFMPEVRAKPANMAPRRMASLRRISPPDYKPTPLRRSFLVILIVLLLVCIVLLECACQFLPTEQDRRIIPEPKPSPTSNINSTPTGIDNPPLLKPRLQLSRRLLQNATLDDERDNAPANSPANTVVPITISTDLPDSTSQVVPGDFAQIGTVAVGSSPTTAAATDGRPNPLRSESTATEPPLTQPSSNFADIGTQTFISTKTDPDNPLIGDSGNFGQDGTQTITEAAQDANPAGFIGIVLPSTTLDEVVSTVTKETTIIGVPATTTVIGVTTESGLVLSFTETRTVDQIVTLVPSPTTIFNVVTAVSPSFVTLSVEILSDDDGTPTVTVINTPPPVFSPEVITVTDSRGVPTLTVTTDVVVPPRTKVVTNFQGVPTATITEFPTVPTDTPKEPQAEVSVYFISRAQYFVGFFLPTILAVMLTIPIRMIDMAAKQYQPWHALTQRMGVPAEESLCLRTGGFHGIVSSFKAMATGQMLMVLTTLLTIASVFLVPLSSEAVALKLHGSCTPTNFNGCAMTLGVFLGPARATTALLSFMVVLLILIMIVLRKWRTGVAANPWTIAGIGSLATNRETRAAFCSLPPDKGKGLSHDKLVNGFGDRTFRLGHFFNHYGIPEYGVMASRANVTIVRPDRPDSVSTGTTSPQHELLEGQNSNAKAERHLPFLMLSYSGRIAFLLPLTGIMAVVLYYNNTGGDTGFERFMSTQNFGVRSLFTLMGVGITLFWSAFFTSLAILSPYQLMSQSPRPAHQSITLSPPMNAFSGIGSAIKRRHIFLIVVAFVAILSEFLPILLNNVPFRVTQTWIASRVCTWLAVAIMAIMWIVVAASFFIKWPHMPVDPSTIAGAMYYVCDSWMLWSLEGLSQVPKKERDRKVREMGMQYAFGNIVGQSGKKRVGVDGVKEFA; from the exons ATGTTTCAGGACCCTTCTCGTCGGTCATGGCGGACAGGAGACGCCCCCGTGGTTCTGACACAACCATCTCCGCTCAGCCAAGCGGGCAGTTGGAGAGACTATGAAAGAGACTTCATGCCCGAGGTTCGGGCGAAACCAGCCAACATGGCTCCCCGGAGAATGGCGTCCCTGCGCCGGATCTCGCCGCCAGATTACAAGCCGACGCCGTTGAGAAGATCGTTCCTGGTGATACTGATCGTCTTGCTGCTGGTCTGTATCGTGTTGCTCGAGTGTGCATGCCAGTTCCTGCCTACAGAGCAAGACAGGAGGATCATACCAGAGCCCAAGCCGAGCCCGACgagcaacatcaacagcacgCCGACAGGCATCGACAACCCTCCGTTGCTGAAGCCGAGATTGCAATTATCGAGACGACTGTTACAGAACGCAACGTTGGATGACGAGAGAGACAACGCACCCGCCAATTCTCCAGCGAACACGGTGGTTCCGATTACGATATCCACTGATTTGCCAGACTCAACTTCGCAAGTAGTACCGGGAGACTTTGCACAGATCGGAACCGTAGCAGTTGGGTCATCTCCCACAACGGCCGCAGCAACCGACGGCAGGCCTAACCCGCTAAGGTCTGAATCTACCGCTACAGAACCCCCCCTCACGCAACCATCAAGCAACTTTGCAGATATCGGCACTCAGACCTTCATCTCAACCAAAACAGACCCCgacaaccccctcatcgGCGACAGCGGCAATTTCGGCCAAGACGGCACCCAAACCATCACCGAGGCCGCCCAAGATGCCAACCCCGCCGGCTTTATCGGCATCGTCCTTCCCTCCACCACTCTGGACGAGGTTGTATCAACCGTGACAAAAGAGACCACCATCATCGGAGTACCAGCGACAACAACAGTGATAGGGGTCACAACCGAGAGCGGCCTTGTCCTCTCCTTCACTGAGACCCGGACCGTTGACCAAATTGTGACGTTGgtgccatcaccaacgacaaTCTTCAATGTTGTTACAGCCGTGTCACCATCGTTTGTGACGCTGTCTGTTGAGATCttgagtgatgatgacgggacCCCGACCGTCACAGTCATCAACACTCCTCCACCTGTCTTTTCTCCGGAAGTTATCACGGTGACCGACTCGAGAGGTGTTCCGACACTGACAGTTACCACAGACGTGGTGGTACCGCCGAGAACCAAGGTCGTTACCAACTTCCAGGGAGTCCCAacagccaccatcaccgagttCCCAACCGTCCCCACTGATACCCCAAAGGAGCCCCAAGCAGAGGTCTCAGTCTACTTCATCTCTCGAGCCCAATATTTTGTCGGATTCTTTTTGCCAACAATCCTGGCAGTCATGctcaccatccccatccgcaTGATTGACATGGCCGCGAAGCAATATCAGCCCTGGCACGCCTTGACACAACGCATGGGCGTCCCCGCTGAGGAGTCGTTATGCTTGCGAACAGGAGGGTTCCATGGGATCGTGTCCAGCTTCAAAGCGATGGCGACAGGTCAGATGTTGATGGTCTTGACGACATTGTTGACGATTGCCTCCGTATTCTTGGTGCCGTTGTCCTCTGAGGCAGTGGCGTTGAAGCTGCATGGCAGCTGTACGCCCACCAACTTCAATGGCTGTGCCATGACCTTGGGGGTTTTCCTCGGTCCGGCCCGAGCGACAACCGCCCTGCTCAGCTTCATGGTCGTCCTCCTGATCTTGATCATGATTGTGCTCCGCAAATGGCGCACTGGCGTAGCAGCCAATCCGTGGACCATTGCTGGTATAGGTTCGCTGGCTACCAACAGGGAAACCCGCGCTGCATTCTGCTCCCTTCCTCCCGACAAGGGGAAAGGACTTAGTCACGACAAACTGGTGAACGGCTTTGGTGACAGGACGTTCAGACTGGGCCACTTCTTCAACCACTACGGTATCCCAGAATACGGCGTCATGGCTAGTAGGGCCAACGTCACTATTGTTCGTCCAGACCGACCGGATTCTGTCAGCACAGGCACGACCTCCCCTCAACACGAGTTGCTCGAGGGTCAAAACTCCAACGCAAAGGCCGAGCGCCATCTGCCGTTCCTGATGTTGTCATACAGTGGTAGGATTGCATTCCTGCTTCCCTTGACCGGGATCATGGCCGTTGTGTTATACTACAACAACACCGGTGGTGACACGGGCTTCGAACGGTTCATGAGCACCCAAAACTTTGGCGTGAGGTCGTTGTTCACGTTGATGGGTGTTGGGATAACCTTGTTTTGGAGTGCCTTTTTCACGA GTCTGGCTATTCTCAGCCCGTACCAGCTCATGTCTCAATCCCCTCGGCCGGCCCATCAATCCATCACTTTGTCTCCGCCAATGAACGCCTTTTCCGGCATCGGGAGCGCAATCAAACGCCGGCAcatcttcctcatcgtcgtTGCCTTTGTAGCAATCTTGTCCGAATTCCTTCCCATCCTACTGAACAACGTGCCGTTTCGTGTCACGCAGACGTGGATTGCATCGCGGGTGTGTACCTGGCTGGCGGTCGCTATCATGGCCATCATGTGGATTGTCGTCGCTGCCAGCTTTTTTATCAAATGGCCGCACATGCCTGTTGACCCTAGCACGATTGCGGGAGCAATGTATTATGTGTGCGATTCGTGGATGTTGTGGAGTTTGGAAGGGTTGAGCCAGGTTCCCAAGAAGGAACGGGATcggaaggtgagggagatggggatgcaGTATGCGTTTGGGAATATCGTGGGACAgtcggggaagaagagggtgggggttgatggggtgaAGGAGTTTGCATGA